The DNA region CTCTGCTtacctggcaggccaggccagggcaggTGGGATCCACCAGCTGCAGATGAAGAGGAGGGACCAGTTGGGGTGTGGAGAGAGTTCAGCATCCAGAACATGAAGGGAGGACCGGGTCTGCCTCTGCCCCGCATGTGGCATTTGCAGGGGGGCACATGGGCTACTTGTGTTGTGAATGCCAGTTGTGGTATTTTTTGAGTAGTTGTGGGTTGCGGTATTTTGGGACGTTCCACAACCTCTGACTGCTCAAAAAATACCACAACTGGCATTCACGAGTAGCCAAATTCCATGGGGAAAATGTGGACTTGGCAGCCCCTTGGTGGAAAGTTTAGGAGCTGAAGGGTGGAGCCTGTGTTCAAGCCCATCCTCTTTTGTAGGTTTACTCAGATTCCCAGAAGGAAAGAGCTGGCAAAAAACACAAGTAGCAAAATCACATCACAATTTGCTTTATAGGGAACAATTTTCTGTTGCAGCATTAAAACTAGACACTTGAAATGTAATTCCCCTTCTGATTCAACTACTTTCCATTAGCCCATCAGTTCCTCATACTCGTCTGCACTCCTGTAAAGGCTTTGTTACAATGAGAACAGTATTAAGTTTCGGACATCCTTTCCCTAGATGCTGATCACCAACTGCCATGAAAACCCCTCATTGTCTCAACAGTCTATGGTGACTGGTCTGACAGTCCAGGACATCTTCACTATCAGCTGGtagtttttgttttagtttttgcaAGGGGAAGAGAGTAGCAGTTTATTTCTCGCTCCCTGCAAATATATCTTCTCTTCTGGATCCATTGTCCTGCATGCATTACCGCCGTTTTTCCAGCTGTACAGGAGTTCCCGTGGTTAGCAGCTTCCTAGCCAACCTCTATGTCTGACTTCATTGTAATCCCTGATATAGAGAGAGGACTGGAAactttctcttctcctctccaaaAAGAAGAAACAAGTAGACAACTTTTGGCCTTTTTGTGCCCCTCTCTtcatttccttcctcttttttagggttgccaactctgactgaagctattccaggaGATATTTCCCCCCAAcatgacataatgtcattttcttaaaatatactattaaaatctcctggatgtTTGGCCACCCTCTCTTGTTCCTTAAAGGAGAAGATAGAAGAGAAAATTCTTAAAGAGATCTTGACCCACTTTCCTCCAGTCATCAGGACATTGGTcagctctggggtttcaaatCTCCATCTCACCAACATTTGAAAGGGTTCAGAGTCGAGGATTGGGGTTTTGTTCCTCTCTCATTTGTGATGTGGAACATTAAATGTAGTCATTTCTTCCCTATCTTCCTGTATAACCTGTTCATTTTTCAATGCCGTTGCTGTAGCATTAACTGATGGCAGAAAGGTTTTCCCTGTTACTAGATGAGTATTGTAGCAAATCCATGGATATATAGCATCACATGGCTACTCAGAACTTCGTGGTGATTTGGGAGGGGGGGATAGAACTCAGATTCTCCTATTCCCATGTGAACTAAAGGAGAAATTCTGTTAGTATCCGGGCTATGAGACACAGTAGAAGGGTCTTTCAAGTAGAGGGCAGTGTTATAAATACATTAGCAACTTTGTTGTGACATATTTCCCCTGAGACTTCAGCATTTCTATCTGTCTTCCAAAACACGTTACACTCTGTGAAATCCTGTGGCTCTTGCCCAGTTTTTACTCCAATTGCTTGAGTAAAATCTGAGTAGGGAGCTCAGGGTGGGGCTGTTGGCAATACAGTATGTATTCTGGGATTTTACAGCAAATTACATCCCATATTGCTGCAGTATGTACATATAGATCTGAGAATTCATGGCCTTTTGCACACAGCACCCTGGAGATGAACGCTTCCTTTGGTTGCTTCACTGGCAGATGATTGGGACAGTTGCTAGTACTTTCCATATGCACCATACCCAGCAATTTGGGCCCTTTGGGCCAGAGTAACACAAGATTCCTTTACAGGAGGTTGGAATAGGGAACGCACTGAAGAGCAATGTATCCTTGGTCAAAGAGTTTGTGTGGGAGTTTCCCCTTCGAAGTCCATGTGTCAGTCTCAGGATCATAGCAGTCCAATGAATCAGAGTCTTGGATTGTATTGTCTGCAGTCAGACAGCGCCCTCCGGTAACATATAGCTTGTTTTTGACCACAGCAGCTCCGTGATGCATCCGTCTGTCCTTCATGTCTGCACACTTAACAAACTTGTTGGCCTGAGTATCGTAGGCGATTATTCTCCGGGTGTACCCTAGACACAAATCAGGGAATGGAAGAGGTGAATGGTAGTAAAGTCTAAATCCAACAGAAGGGATAACAACATATTTTCTGCTTGTCTTCAGACCTTTTTCAGTCTTGTAATTATATGGTTTGTTAATTTTGCAGGACTATGGGCCTCACTAGGCACATCTAATTTACCTGGGAAGTGCTAATATATCACAGTCGTGATTTATGTCTAGCTATCCAAGTTCTCCTttcaccgtagtatctgagcacttgggAATGCTATAAAACCCCTGATATATGCAGATAGAATGTAGGATTAGCTGTACCAGATCAGACTGTAGCTCTGTCAAGCACAGTTTGTGCTTCCAGTTTTCTGACTCTGTTTTGCAAACCCCAGTGTATTTCTGCTAGCTGAATATATGCACTTTGGCCCCAGTGCTGGTCTCAGAAATACACAGACAAGTCCCATTGGCATCAATGGCAAAATAAGGCCATGTATCGCTGTTCCGCTGTGCCCTGTATTAATTATTCATTCATACAGGAGTGGAAACACCATAACTATTCACTTGTGGACTTCCCACCAGATCATTCCCTCGAGTGAGGAAGGGGAGAGGTTTGCCTTCCCAGAAGAGGCACCAGAACAAGCTGGCCAGCTCCCTAAATTTGAGGGTCCCTTTAGCCTGTATGGATCTCAGGGGatctgctggagcccaggcacctgTTCTGCCAGAGATGGTCCCTCTCCAGCCCGTGTCCACCTTTCTGGCgatacagttcccttaaagctgTACTGATGGGAGATCCGCCTGCTGGCCAATGTCTCTGGAACACCTTGTCAGTATAATTTCCAGAATGTGGGTAGATGAGTTCTGAGGGGGCCTACAGCTTCCCAATCCCTTTCAGTCAGAGAAGATGagggattgtttttttttttttcatggacaaTAATTAGTTTATCACTAACATGGCAGCTggctttggaaagaaaaaaatatccttgGCCTGAATTATAAAAGAAGCTAAATACTGCATGTGCAGCATCACATGATAGAACACTGAGTTTTATTCCTCTTCCCAGTTTTCTCCCCGGCTTACCCATTGTGACCTCTATTTACAGTCCTCTACTGGCATTTGAGCATCATTATCTCAGGCTTCTTCATGCCTGGGAACATTCAAGGACTGGCTATTGAGTCAAGTATTGCGAATTCCCTTAAAGGGCCTAGTTCTGTTCTTTGTTTCATGTGTGAAAGGGATCCCCTTAATTTAAGTCAGAACTTAAGCTCAATCAATGCAAGCCACCTATGCCGGCATCTGAAGGGGTAGAATCTGGCCCCGAAGGTGCATGTTCACATGGAATCTCTCCTTATTGTTTCTCTTCTGAAGTGATGAAAAGTCCTACAGTCTTTATCTGACAGCTTTGTCTAATTGCCTTTAGTGTTACACAAAATTTAGAGAGAGCCCCAAAACAGCAGCTCAGGTGTGAGCACTTTGGAATTTTGAGGGGCGGTGTGGGGTTGTTTTCCAACTCAGATCCCTCGATCTGACCGCACCTCTAGCAGCTTTGGTTTTGGGTCGGATCTAGCACTGCAAGAAATCTGTTTTCCAGTTCCAGCTCAGTGTGAGCAGATTTTGTGAGAGCAGCTTATCTCAAGTTTCCAGATATCTGGAGCTGGTCTCATGAGCTTTTGGCCCTATTCAGGGGTGGCTCtttgttttttgccgccccaagtcaGGCAACCTTCGGaggcgtttctgcaggaggtccgcagTCATGCAGATTCAGCGGcggttctgcgggtgatctgccggtcccacgCCTTCGGTgtccctgccaccgaattgctgctgaagccgcgggaccggcagacctcccacagaaacactgccgaaggctgcctgactgccgccctcacagtgaccagctGTCCATCCACCCCAGGCTTGCCGCCCCACGGatgtgcttgctgcgctggtgcctggagccgcccctcaCCCTATCAGATCAGAACCTGAAGCCTACCCCTAATTCTGTCTCACAGCCTGATCCAGGGCCCACTAGTAGATACTGCAAAGAGAAGTTAAAAGTGGTGGGCAAGGGAAAAATGTAGGCTTCTAACTAAAAATGGGGCTTGTCCATGAGGTGCACTAGTCTATGCTAGAACGATGTAAATTCTAGTGTGCCATAGCATGTTGCACACTGCCAGGGCTGTGTGGGCCTTGCTGGCACATATGAAAAGTTCTCTAGTGCATGTTAATGAAATACTGTTTCAAATAGCACTATAGAAACATGCAGCAGGGGAtttttagtgcatgccagcaggtTCTGCACAGGCCAATTAGTGCACAACACACTAGTGTGCATTAACATTTATATCCCTCTAGTGAGGGCTAAcatgctgtgtagacaagccccaaaacTCTTGTTGTTCAGACAGCATGTTCTCCCTTCTTTCATTCTGAGTTGTTTTGCAAGGAAATCTTGAAATGTGGTgaatgctgttttttaaaaaaaaaaacagtattttgttttgtaatttcagCTGTTGCTAAATCAGAAAAATTTGGCCAATCATTTGGCATAATTGCTGGTAAATGACAACTTATCTGCCGTAAATCTCTCTGCTTTAAAGGAGAATGGAACATGTTTAACATTAACTTggatttttgtggtttttgttaaataaataatttttaaacacaGTTTAGGCCTTAAGCTCATCAGCAGAATACTTGGGTCCACGCAAGCGCATCAGATAAATACATTTGAAGGTAAGAGTTGAAAATCCTTTATACCTACTTCTTTGCTGTGGTCTGATATCAGAATACTTTGCTTCCCCTGCTATCCTGGAGACCTAATCTTGAAGGGTTTAGTCAGGCTCAGGGGACTGAGTAGTAGCTTTCTCTGTGAATAGTCCAATAGCTTCAAGGAAGGGAaggctggtccagtggttagggtgccaATATGGCTCTTTGGAGTCCTGggttcaaattcctgctccaTGCCACACTACCTGTTTGATCTTGAGTAAGTCAGTTAGGCCATGCTTAACCTACAaacttctgctggcatagctattcatagattccataggtcagaaaggaccaagtgtgtttatctagtctgatctatgtaacacaggccctagaatgtcctcaaaataattcctagagcagacctTTTAGAAAAGCGtccactcttgattttaaaatggtcaatgatggagaatccatcattggtatattgttccaattgttaattactctcactgtgcACCTTATTCCCCATCTGAACTGGTCGAGCTTCAACTTCCattcattggattgtgttatatggTTCTCTGCCaaattgaagagcctattatcaaatatttgttccccgggaaggtacttataaactgagataaagtcaccccttaatcttgtCTGTGTGGGCAAGGGTTGTGATTTGTGACTGGTGTAGCTGAACTGGCGGAAGCTCTTAGAATAGAtgcacttatgctggcaaaactgcATTTGTACAGCTATATCTTATTTCGCTCATGGTGGCTGGTTTTACTTTATTGGTACAGAGTGCAATTTGGCTAGTATAGCTGTGCCATAGCAGGAGCACTAGTATACTAGTATTCCTCGACTGGTAAAATAGTCATAGAGCTTGCCTACAGGGGAGATCCTGGAatgttaatctgaattaactaaatgtgtttatttaaagtgaattaatTAATATGCATTAAAACCCTGGTGAATaccctcattcagaattaaactggccttaatttggtttagtttacagtgaattaaactaaactgaataaaggtcactttaattctgaatgaggatGTTCATGCAGcgttttaatgcagtttaactaaaccactttaaattcacacagtTAGTTAAATCGGATTTTCTTGGCcgttcccatgtagacaagcccttactgtaCACATGAGTAGCACGCTGCTCCCCAAGCAGTCCCAATGAAACCCATGGAGTGTAGTGCAGTGTTGCTACTCAACAAAAGCAAGTGTGGCAAAATCAGTTTGTTTCTGAAAAACACCACAGAGCTAAATTGTCACTTCCCCCTGAGAAGTAGCACACAGCTGCATCACCTCAGGACCAAAACTGGGAAGGTACTGTGACGCTCTCATATCCAGTTCCTATGCTGGTTCCCTCCTTACTCTAGAAGAGAATTAATCTGCTTTACCAGATGTAGATTACTTCCCCCACAGGCTGGCTTTCTCTTTTGGGTGTGGGGTTAGCGTTCAGGCTCTGGTCATTAGCTACCTCACTCTGCCTGCTGACCTCCCATCTGGGAAGGGAGATGGTAGCAGCCTGCAAGCCTGCTGTGACCAATGGTGTAGTAGCCTGCCCATGGGAAGTAGTGGGTACTGTTTGTCCCCTTTCATTCTGTGTGGGCTGCAAAGGTATGTGACAACATTGCCTTATTTTACTATCCTGTTACATAAAAGAAATTGCCTCAGCAAGTTAGTTGCCTCAGAATGCATTAAAGATGGAAAGAAACCGTTGATAAGTATGTGAAATTCCGTGGGAGTTAGTCTTATGCAGCTGAGATGAATGACCTAGACTGCTTACCTCCAACAATGATAATCCGGTCTCCAATCACCACTGCTGGTGCACAAACATTCTTCACCATTCTGGTCTCCATTCTAAACCACATGTTCCTGGATATGTGGTAAACCTGAAAAGTACATAAAGATACACACTGTAAAGTACGCAGCATTTCAGCAGACAATCACACCTACAGAAATAGCTACTTGCTTGTTTGTTGGTTCATTAACAGGAGCAAAAACTACCTATTGCATTGGGTTGTTGAAAAATGGAGAAAATTTTCCCACAAATTATTTGCTAATCTGTCCCCtctgaaaaaaaaagagtcctaatTTTACATAGTTCTGATGACAGCCACCCAGTTGACCCAGCCGTTGTATTCATGTTGCTGATTGGAGTGGGCCAGGCTAGCACAGAGAACTGATAATGAAACCTTGACCGGTTGGGAGCGAAGGCACATTTAGGCCTGAGAAAAGCCTGCTGTGGATTTTAAGAGTCTGTTCTGATAACACATAACGGCATAAGCATAAGTAGAACTGTGTATGTATAAGAAACCACAGAGTACTCATGCTggtaaaaacaaggaaaaactaAAGTAactaaaaaactagaacaaactGGTTTGAACTAACAGTTTGAATCTGTATGGATAGGGAAAGCGAGTTAACATGAAAATGAGAAACTAATACATATGTATAAGAAAATATAACAAAAAGttataaataaatttgtttaacaAAGGGAGGTTGAAATTGTATTGTCCAGTGTTGGAGGTGAATGTGATGAGATCATTCAAATAAGCTTCCCACTTGTGAGTAATTGATCACAATTTGCTGAGTTTTGccttaataaatatttgttagaCTCATCTGCTCAGTAAGTGAACCTTCATCCAACATGTCTCATTCATCTCCGTGTCAGTAGTTCAAATGTGGCTCTTGTTGTTAGTTTGAAGTGTCAAACGTGTCAACCACATCCACTAAGTGATTGTCTAGGGCACATCTCCCCACCTGCATCTCTgcacctaacttccactgatAACTGAATTACATCCCTGTTGGAAGTACAGAGTTGATTATGTGATGTCGCCATCTTGGTCAACAGCGATTGAACCAGGGACTTCCAGCGTTAAAAAAACAGGATCTGTAGCTTAGAGCTGTAACAGACTCCATGCCTGACCCACAGAGGATCTGAGAGGGACACATAGCTGGGATACATGCTTCCTCTGAGTAGAGGAATCTCATCCTCTGAGCATCTGAGGTCCATGATGGTTTAAACCTTGGACAAGCCCTCACTAGGCAACCTCTCCCACCTTCATTGACACTATGAGTTGAACCAGGGACCTGCAGAATTAAAAGCATAAGTctttacagcttgagctaaacgGCTAGGTTATCTCTGagagctgtaacagactcatattCTCTGTGGACTGGTCACATTGGGGGACACAAAAAACACTGACTAATCGGTTACCCTTGCCAGGAAAAGCAATATTAACACATGACTAACACATTAAATATgaaagtatttaatgtatttttgccTTCTTTTGAAACAGTTTTACATCTGGCAGGAAGGTGGGGAGCCAGTGTCAAGTGACCAACTGGAAACCGACAAACCCTCAGTAGGGAGTGCATGGCCATTGGGAACCACTGGCTTGTGTGAGATGAAATGGCAGCTCTAATCCTATCTAGAATCCATATCACAGTAACCACCATCACAACAGGTGTCTTTGCTGATACTGTCTGAGGAGAGACAAAAGACTGAGACCCAGATTCAGCCAGGAACTTAAGCACCTGCCTAATAATGAGCACTGCCTTCAGTGGGAATACTCACATATAAAGTTAGCCATGTGGTTAAGTTCCTGGAGACAGGACCTGAGTGAGCATCGGTTTGCAAGACTCAATATtacacctttcacaagcactaaaatcACATAGAGCCGACCCTGAGATCTTTACTCAGTTTTACCCAAATGGGGAAATtctcactgaaaccaatgagaATCTCCTTGAGAGAGAACTGAGTAAAACTTCAGAATGGCCTCAGGGTTTGGGCCTTAACAATAATAAAGGCTTCTTGTGGAAATATAAAAGTATTTAAACATAATTTCCTACATCCTGGACTTCCCTGAATGAGCATTTCTAACTTAGCATGTGTATCTTGCCTTCTACTGCATAAGACTCATTGCAAATTCAGTTCTATATTGGGCTTTGATTTCACCAGCTGGGCTTGGGTGTCAGTACTGAATACCCTGGAGGAAATGCACATAAGATGAGCAGGAGTGACAATTACCTGTATTAGACGGACAGGGTTTTGCATAATGTCTTCCCCTCCAAAGAGATAAATTCTTTGGTCTTTAGCTGCAACAGCAGGGTGAAGGACAGCAACGGGCATGTTTGCCATGTTCTCCCAGACGTTATAAATGCTGTCGTACCTCTCAATGGAATTCAGAATTTCCTGGTTCTCTCCAATTCCTCCAATTGAGAAAATGTAGTTCTTATAGGCTATGCTCCTGTGAGAATAGCGTGGAACCAGCATGGGTTCAACTAACCTCCACTGATTTAGCTTGAGGGAGAAAATATAAACATTATCACTGACTGGACTTTTCCCACAGCTAACGGGCATCCCTCCTAGCACATAGATATTGCTATGCAAGCTCACTGCAGAGGCTTTGTAAAGGCGCATAGGATGCTTGGCAAGGCTCAGCCACTGGTTGGTCTTCTCGTCATATAGCAGGACATCCCTAGTTGTTGTCTGGTTGTCCTTCCTGCCACCAATGATTATGAGGAACTCTTGGTACGAATATCTGCGGGGAACATGCCACATGGGTTTGATGTCAGGAGCGCTGGTGCTGTATAATGAAAACATCTGTCTCCTGGCTGATTCCAGGATGCTTCTACAAGCAGGTGAAGACTGAATGAGGGAGTCATTGGCAATGAAGTGGAAAAGGAAGGTTGGGTGGACGTATTGAAGCCGGACCTTTTTGAACAAATCTTGGATATAGCCCTGTCGCGCCTGGAGATCATGCCG from Gopherus evgoodei ecotype Sinaloan lineage chromosome 2, rGopEvg1_v1.p, whole genome shotgun sequence includes:
- the KLHL38 gene encoding kelch-like protein 38 isoform X2, whose protein sequence is MEATSMLQYIKLFQACSLYLQDQLTTENCLSMIRLSEILNCQNLNKKAKEMALKYFPEVASSEDLKELCALELINYLGDDELCGEEEQVFETLMVWIRHDLQARQGYIQDLFKKVRLQYVHPTFLFHFIANDSLIQSSPACRSILESARRQMFSLYSTSAPDIKPMWHVPRRYSYQEFLIIIGGRKDNQTTTRDVLLYDEKTNQWLSLAKHPMRLYKASAVSLHSNIYVLGGMPVSCGKSPVSDNVYIFSLKLNQWRLVEPMLVPRYSHRSIAYKNYIFSIGGIGENQEILNSIERYDSIYNVWENMANMPVAVLHPAVAAKDQRIYLFGGEDIMQNPVRLIQVYHISRNMWFRMETRMVKNVCAPAVVIGDRIIIVGGYTRRIIAYDTQANKFVKCADMKDRRMHHGAAVVKNKLYVTGGRCLTADNTIQDSDSLDCYDPETDTWTSKGKLPHKLFDQGYIALQCVPYSNLL
- the KLHL38 gene encoding kelch-like protein 38 isoform X1: MEKESAKDLLFKDQDFSSELLRQFNVLRQNGMLTDVTLCSSKFEIPCHRNVLAASSPYFKAMFCNNFKESCQAKVDLKGIDSNILYQIVLYVYTGEILITPENVLYLMEATSMLQYIKLFQACSLYLQDQLTTENCLSMIRLSEILNCQNLNKKAKEMALKYFPEVASSEDLKELCALELINYLGDDELCGEEEQVFETLMVWIRHDLQARQGYIQDLFKKVRLQYVHPTFLFHFIANDSLIQSSPACRSILESARRQMFSLYSTSAPDIKPMWHVPRRYSYQEFLIIIGGRKDNQTTTRDVLLYDEKTNQWLSLAKHPMRLYKASAVSLHSNIYVLGGMPVSCGKSPVSDNVYIFSLKLNQWRLVEPMLVPRYSHRSIAYKNYIFSIGGIGENQEILNSIERYDSIYNVWENMANMPVAVLHPAVAAKDQRIYLFGGEDIMQNPVRLIQVYHISRNMWFRMETRMVKNVCAPAVVIGDRIIIVGGYTRRIIAYDTQANKFVKCADMKDRRMHHGAAVVKNKLYVTGGRCLTADNTIQDSDSLDCYDPETDTWTSKGKLPHKLFDQGYIALQCVPYSNLL